From Toxorhynchites rutilus septentrionalis strain SRP chromosome 2, ASM2978413v1, whole genome shotgun sequence, a single genomic window includes:
- the LOC129764448 gene encoding uncharacterized protein LOC129764448, which translates to MSVILCTESNLVVLRPSLVLSEFSNMLVLLLTIFSVLTVASAGPIPSDSQNTTITNIEDFFQHSLNGLAGALISQHNTSSPEHYQSTDGSIHAVVKPLNLAPLQAIAFRPNNNQLILHNATNLFKNESIGVDLIQVDLKPSSESTTVAVIPTSTEQSAILEKIPTSIVSGIVSTNDTSKTNEEVKTTASTTGSTRPSHVSATSEPIEIVTPVQELHGQNVTAASVTEQPNSSESSQSAESSESKEDLKDKIKEVEAEPVILTAGV; encoded by the exons ATGTCAGTCATACTGTGCACTGAGTCAAATCTAGTTGTGTTGCGACCTTCTCTTGTATTATCAGAGTTTTCCAACATGCTTGTACTTTTGTTAACG ATTTTCAGTGTGCTAACCGTGGCTAGTGCCGGTCCCATTCCTAGCGATTCACAAAATACGACAATTACCAACATAGAAGATTTCTTCCAACATTCACTCAATGGGCTGGCAGGTGCTCTGATATCACAACACAATACGAGCTCTCCGGAACATTACCAATCGACGGATGGCAGTATACACGCCGTGGTGAAACCACTTAATCTGGCACCTCTGCAAGCCATTGCCTTCCGTCCAAACAACAACCAGCTCATACTGCACAACGCGACAAACTTGTTCAAGAACGAATCGATCGGAGTGGATCTAATTCAGGTTGATTTGAAACCATCAAGCGAATCTACCACAGTAGCGGTCATACCGACCTCGACAGAACAGTCAGCAATTCTTGAGAAAATCCCAACCTCGATTGTTAGTGGAATCGTCAGTACGAATGATACTAGTAAAACAAATGAAGAAGTAAAAACTACTGCCAGTACAACAGGATCAACCCGACCGTCCCATGTCAGCGCAACCAGTGAGCCAATTGAGATTGTGACGCCCGTTCAAGAATTACACGGTCAGAACGTAACTGCAGCTTCAGTTACCGAACAACCAAACTCATCTGAATCTTCACAATCAGCGGAATCTTCCGAATCTAAAGAGGATCTAAAAGATAAGATTAAGGAAGTGGAAGCGGAACCTGTAATACTAACAGCAGGGGTataa
- the LOC129764451 gene encoding U6 snRNA-associated Sm-like protein LSm5 has protein sequence MAQATAVNQSTLLPLELVDKCIGSRIHIIMKNDKEIVGTLLGFDDFVNMLLDDVTEYENTPEGRRITKLDQILLNGNNITMLVPGGDLPDAS, from the exons ATGGCACAGGCGACTGCTGTGAATCAATCAACTTTGCTACCACTTG AGTTGGTAGACAAATGCATCGGTTCCAGAATTCATATAATCATGAAGAACGATAAGGAAATCGTTGGAACACTGTTGGGATTTGACGACTTTGTCAATATGCTTCTGGACGATGTAACTGAGTACGAGAACACTCCAGAGGGTCGACGGATAACGAAACTGGATCAGATTCTGCTAAATGGCAATAATATAACTATG CTGGTACCAGGAGGAGATCTACCGGATGCATCATAA